A genomic window from Flavobacterium phycosphaerae includes:
- a CDS encoding SusC/RagA family TonB-linked outer membrane protein — protein MNKNSLYKARAPLLLVFFYCLLYSSGCFAQNNPQQITGIVTDAHGALPGVTITQKRTPNQVGGDKSVITDDKGRYAISAAAGDILIFSFVGYKEVAVTIATDSVINITMTEDATTLQEVTVNAGYYTVKDKERTGSIAKITSKDIEKQPVTNVLSTMQGRMAGVSITQTSGVPGGGFDLKIRGQNSLRAEGNSPLYLIDGVPYSSESVGNSRTTSILPTLANPLNSINPQDIESIEVLKDADATAIYGSRGANGVVLITTKKGKQGKTRFTANVSQGVAQATKFMTLLNTEQYLAMRNEAFANDGVTPSFMDYDVNGTWDPNRYTDWQKELLGGTVHYKDANASVSGGSAQTQFLVSGTFHEETTVFPGDFGYKRGVLRSNLNHKSENQKFRMSLSTGYTVQDNNQPAVDLTRTAMLLAPNAPALYNDDGSLNWAGSSWENPLAALEGKYRTKTYDFIANGTVGYSLMPGLEVKSAFGITDTRHDETRTTPSTIYDPVYGAGPEFSGLLVNTVTRRSWIAEPQLSWSKQWKYGKTELLAGGTFQQQQGTKLLQEGTGFVNNSLIYNLGAAFSVKTLQDQPTDYRYQAFFGRLNYSYQDKYIVNLTGRRDGSSRFGPGRQFATFGAVGAAWLFGNETLLKDNSILSFGKLRASYGTTGNDLIGDYQFLDTFLSSGVSYNGVIGLEPTRLYNPNFGWETNKKLELAVEAGFFKDRIFLTLGWYNNRSSSQLVGIPMPATTGFPSIQGNLDATVQNRGTEITLRTVNFQNGNFSWTTNFNISFSKNKLVSFPDLATSTYRNQFVIGEALNIQKVYHYTGLDPATGVFTFADLNGDGMLSALDKQVVKDFNPAFFGGLGNQLTYKRWSLDVLFQFVKQDNYTAAAMTGVPGTFGNQPTEILQHWQGAGDTSGYQIFTAGYNGAAVDAYYNYYESDAVIGDASFVRLKNVALSYKVPERWLFGASCKVSLEGQNLLTFTGYKGRDPEFSAYGYLPPLKVFTAGVQFSF, from the coding sequence ATGAATAAAAATTCATTGTACAAGGCACGAGCGCCTTTACTCTTGGTATTTTTTTACTGCCTGCTCTACAGCAGCGGCTGCTTTGCCCAAAACAACCCACAACAAATTACAGGAATCGTAACCGATGCCCATGGTGCGCTACCTGGCGTTACCATAACCCAAAAAAGGACCCCCAATCAAGTTGGGGGTGACAAGAGTGTCATTACCGACGACAAGGGGCGCTATGCCATTAGTGCTGCTGCAGGTGATATTCTTATCTTTTCATTTGTAGGCTATAAGGAAGTCGCCGTCACCATCGCGACGGACAGCGTGATCAACATTACCATGACTGAAGATGCCACTACCTTACAAGAAGTTACCGTGAATGCGGGCTACTACACCGTAAAAGACAAGGAACGTACCGGTAGCATTGCCAAAATAACCTCAAAAGACATTGAAAAGCAACCCGTAACCAACGTCCTCTCGACTATGCAGGGCCGAATGGCTGGTGTTAGTATTACCCAAACCAGTGGCGTGCCCGGTGGTGGGTTTGACCTAAAGATACGGGGGCAGAACAGCCTGAGGGCGGAAGGCAATAGCCCGTTATACCTGATTGATGGTGTGCCTTATTCGTCAGAATCGGTAGGGAACTCCCGAACGACGAGCATACTGCCCACTCTGGCGAATCCGCTCAATAGCATTAATCCGCAGGATATTGAAAGTATTGAAGTGTTGAAAGATGCGGATGCTACAGCCATTTACGGCTCGCGTGGTGCCAATGGGGTGGTGCTAATTACCACCAAGAAAGGGAAGCAGGGCAAGACCCGCTTTACTGCGAATGTATCGCAGGGTGTAGCCCAAGCCACTAAGTTTATGACCCTGCTGAACACGGAGCAGTACCTGGCGATGCGGAATGAGGCCTTTGCTAATGATGGGGTTACCCCTTCGTTTATGGATTATGATGTAAATGGTACCTGGGACCCCAACCGCTATACGGATTGGCAAAAGGAACTGCTGGGCGGCACCGTGCACTATAAGGATGCCAATGCCTCGGTAAGCGGAGGCAGTGCCCAAACCCAGTTTTTGGTGAGTGGAACGTTTCATGAGGAGACTACGGTTTTTCCGGGCGATTTTGGGTATAAAAGGGGTGTGCTGCGCAGCAATCTGAACCACAAGTCGGAAAACCAAAAATTCCGTATGTCGTTATCAACGGGGTATACCGTACAGGACAATAACCAACCGGCTGTTGATTTGACCCGTACGGCGATGTTGTTGGCTCCGAATGCTCCGGCGCTATATAATGATGATGGGAGTTTAAATTGGGCCGGCAGCAGCTGGGAAAATCCTTTGGCGGCTTTGGAAGGGAAGTACCGTACCAAGACTTACGATTTTATAGCTAATGGGACTGTAGGTTACAGCCTGATGCCAGGATTGGAAGTGAAATCGGCCTTTGGGATTACCGATACCCGGCACGATGAAACCCGAACCACACCTTCGACGATTTACGACCCTGTGTATGGAGCCGGTCCTGAATTCTCGGGCTTGCTTGTGAATACCGTGACCCGACGTTCGTGGATAGCCGAACCGCAATTGAGTTGGTCAAAGCAATGGAAGTATGGTAAAACGGAACTGTTGGCCGGAGGTACTTTTCAGCAGCAGCAAGGCACCAAGCTGTTGCAGGAGGGTACCGGGTTTGTGAACAACAGCCTCATCTATAACCTGGGTGCTGCTTTTAGCGTAAAGACCTTGCAGGATCAGCCAACGGACTATCGCTACCAGGCTTTTTTTGGCCGGTTGAACTATTCCTATCAGGATAAATATATTGTGAACCTGACCGGTCGCCGTGACGGTAGCAGCCGTTTTGGACCAGGCAGGCAGTTCGCGACCTTTGGTGCGGTAGGAGCGGCCTGGCTGTTTGGCAACGAAACGTTGCTGAAGGATAACAGCATACTCAGTTTTGGAAAGCTGCGGGCAAGTTATGGCACCACCGGGAACGACCTGATTGGCGATTACCAGTTTTTGGATACTTTTTTGTCTTCGGGTGTGAGCTATAATGGCGTGATTGGGTTGGAACCTACGCGGTTGTATAATCCGAATTTTGGTTGGGAAACCAACAAAAAATTGGAGCTGGCGGTAGAAGCCGGATTTTTTAAAGACCGAATATTCTTGACACTGGGGTGGTACAACAACCGTTCGTCGAGCCAATTGGTAGGGATTCCGATGCCCGCCACTACCGGTTTTCCTTCCATTCAAGGCAATCTCGATGCGACCGTACAAAACCGCGGTACTGAAATAACCCTGCGTACCGTGAATTTCCAAAACGGGAATTTCAGTTGGACTACGAACTTCAACATTTCTTTTTCGAAAAACAAGCTGGTGTCCTTTCCCGATTTGGCTACCTCGACGTACCGCAACCAGTTTGTGATAGGAGAGGCCTTAAACATTCAGAAAGTCTATCATTATACCGGGCTTGACCCGGCCACGGGTGTTTTTACTTTTGCCGATTTGAACGGTGACGGGATGCTTTCTGCACTGGACAAGCAGGTGGTGAAGGATTTCAATCCGGCCTTTTTTGGCGGGCTAGGCAACCAGTTGACGTATAAACGGTGGTCGCTTGACGTACTGTTTCAGTTTGTGAAGCAGGACAACTACACTGCTGCCGCGATGACGGGTGTACCGGGAACCTTTGGTAATCAGCCCACCGAAATACTGCAGCACTGGCAAGGCGCAGGTGACACCTCAGGGTATCAAATTTTTACGGCAGGGTATAACGGTGCTGCTGTGGATGCCTACTACAACTATTACGAGAGTGATGCGGTGATTGGCGATGCCTCATTTGTGCGTTTGAAAAATGTAGCCCTCAGCTATAAAGTTCCGGAGCGCTGGCTCTTTGGGGCCAGCTGCAAGGTTAGCCTTGAGGGGCAAAACCTGTTGACATTTACCGGGTATAAGGGCAGAGACCCTGAATTTTCCGCGTATGGGTACCTGCCACCCTTAAAGGTGTTTACGGCAGGAGTGCAGTTTAGCTTTTAA
- a CDS encoding RagB/SusD family nutrient uptake outer membrane protein, whose translation MKNFNYRMPVRLLMVLAVLFSGCDSFVEVDLPSSQLTSSSVFEERATANAAMTNIYAKLRDSGLLSGGASGMSIALGAYADELDYYGISSGDTQFLYTNSVLPTTGIVAEWWSRSYNQIYAANTVYEGVSNATKLAQSDKDQLMGEALFVRALVHFNLANLFGAVPYITTTDYQQNQMAPKVAVAEVYSRCIADLETAQALLPTTDFGGSRVRPNKWAATALLARVYLYNGNFAEAANAASAVLNETGTYALVTDFDSAFLKDSPSTLWQLIPQNSGASTAEGANFIFTAGPPPFVALTQSLLDAFEPGDLRKLHWVKGVTDGSTTWYHAYKYKQQSFTGSSTEYSIVLRLPELYLIRAEARAKQGFLSGAKDDLNAIRNLAGLPNTTAATQEEVLTAIVKERRVEFFTEGGHRFADLKRAGEANAVLDVAKPGWDAHEVLFPLPQNELLLNPNLEPQNTGY comes from the coding sequence ATGAAAAACTTCAATTATAGAATGCCGGTGCGACTGCTTATGGTACTGGCGGTATTGTTTTCGGGCTGTGATTCTTTTGTAGAGGTGGATCTTCCGTCTTCGCAACTGACCTCAAGCAGTGTTTTTGAAGAGCGGGCTACGGCCAACGCTGCTATGACGAATATTTATGCCAAGCTGAGAGATAGCGGCCTACTATCGGGTGGTGCCTCGGGCATGTCTATTGCCTTGGGTGCCTATGCGGATGAATTGGATTACTATGGCATCAGTTCGGGCGACACCCAGTTCCTGTATACCAACAGTGTGTTGCCGACCACCGGTATTGTTGCCGAATGGTGGAGCAGGAGCTACAACCAGATTTATGCGGCCAATACTGTATATGAAGGAGTGAGTAATGCCACCAAACTGGCGCAGTCCGATAAAGACCAGTTGATGGGAGAAGCTTTGTTCGTGCGGGCGCTGGTGCATTTTAACCTGGCGAATCTGTTTGGCGCAGTGCCATATATTACCACTACTGACTATCAGCAGAACCAGATGGCACCTAAAGTAGCTGTTGCCGAAGTGTATAGCCGTTGCATTGCCGATTTAGAAACGGCGCAGGCCTTATTGCCTACCACTGATTTTGGAGGGAGCCGGGTGCGCCCCAATAAGTGGGCCGCTACGGCATTATTGGCCAGGGTGTATTTGTACAACGGCAACTTTGCGGAGGCGGCTAATGCTGCTTCTGCTGTGCTGAACGAAACGGGAACCTATGCGCTTGTGACCGATTTTGACAGTGCCTTTTTGAAGGACAGCCCGAGTACCCTGTGGCAGCTTATTCCGCAGAATTCTGGAGCCAGTACGGCGGAGGGAGCCAACTTTATTTTTACGGCCGGACCGCCGCCGTTTGTGGCACTGACCCAGTCGTTGTTGGATGCTTTTGAGCCGGGTGATTTGCGCAAGTTGCATTGGGTAAAGGGGGTAACTGATGGGAGCACCACTTGGTACCATGCTTATAAATACAAGCAACAAAGTTTTACCGGAAGCAGTACCGAGTATTCGATTGTACTGCGTTTGCCGGAACTGTATTTGATTCGGGCGGAAGCCCGGGCAAAGCAGGGGTTTTTGAGTGGGGCGAAGGATGATTTGAATGCCATTCGCAATTTGGCGGGTTTGCCGAATACCACTGCTGCCACGCAGGAGGAAGTACTTACCGCCATTGTAAAGGAACGACGGGTGGAATTCTTTACGGAAGGCGGTCACCGCTTTGCTGACTTAAAACGTGCGGGCGAGGCCAACGCCGTACTCGATGTGGCAAAACCCGGTTGGGATGCGCACGAGGTCTTGTTCCCGTTACCTCAAAATGAGTTGTTACTGAATCCAAATCTCGAACCTCAAAACACCGGCTACTAA
- a CDS encoding alpha/beta hydrolase family protein, whose translation MKKWLFVLLAACPVWSQVAKKQLTEADYGLWSTLEQVQLSEDGRWACYTLTYESGVDTLMVKSTRTDKTYSFAGGTEGRFAANGHFVFRNPDGAVVLVNLKLGTQSQFPNSGQYRLALGGRLLVLLENVGTTAGDLLVVAMDGKVLKRIPKASLFSMNPAGSQLVCDYEGQLLLLDLNRVEQPQLIDVKPQIYQGIVWQANGASLAYLTEGAEAYVGFYQLAEKKHYVFDRNQFKDFPKDGELYHASVTELSVSDDGQRVFFGVKPKQPSQDTGGVQLWNTADKLPYPRKRAINGWNDRVKLAVWQPLTQQLRMVTSVRFPYQELLAGQQLALVYDPMAHEPQFDYDAPVDFYLQDVATGAERLVLEKHSPDRTKMGISVQGNYIAYFKDKDWWVYDIKTAAHHNLTASLGSSFTDPLYDRSGDVQVCGIAGWTPNDDAVLVYDAYDIWSLKTNGSGADRLTKGRETSTVFRVVPPKAYETVGSRSDNGLDLNNGLVLRAVSPSKSGYFNWTPKNGATPIVFESNRISAITKTANGVYAFLREHYHLSPQLVVQHPGGNQMLVYQSNTQQQHYDWGFSKRISYENSKGQLLHGALFYPAGYDADKSYPMVVYIYERLSQYYNEYVNPSLRNQDGFNISNLTSQGYFVLLPDIAYEEGKTGQSAVECVTAAVNEVVAHESVDKKRIGLVGHSFGGYETNFIVTQTNIFAAAVSGSGFADSISCYLSVGDGNLKQETWRYESNQLRMGVPLFDAFDRYLQNSPVTYTPKVKTPLLLWSGTKDNSVNYRQSLEFHLALRRLGKPNILLLYEGGGHSLTKAEHQVDLTRRMSQWWDYYLKGGPKPDWLTPDTF comes from the coding sequence ATGAAGAAGTGGTTATTCGTACTATTGGCTGCCTGCCCGGTATGGAGTCAGGTGGCTAAAAAACAGTTGACTGAAGCTGACTATGGTTTGTGGAGTACGTTGGAACAAGTGCAGCTTTCCGAGGATGGACGATGGGCGTGCTACACGCTTACCTATGAAAGCGGTGTCGATACGCTCATGGTAAAAAGCACCAGGACGGACAAAACCTATTCTTTTGCCGGTGGCACGGAGGGGCGTTTTGCTGCCAACGGTCATTTTGTGTTTCGCAATCCTGATGGGGCAGTGGTGCTGGTAAACCTGAAGTTAGGCACACAATCACAGTTCCCCAACAGTGGGCAGTATCGCCTGGCATTAGGTGGGCGTTTGTTGGTATTGTTGGAAAATGTGGGGACAACCGCTGGTGATTTATTAGTAGTGGCTATGGATGGGAAGGTGCTGAAAAGGATTCCCAAAGCGTCGCTGTTTTCGATGAATCCGGCGGGTAGCCAATTGGTATGCGACTACGAGGGCCAACTGTTGCTGTTGGACCTGAACCGCGTGGAGCAGCCACAGCTTATTGACGTGAAACCCCAAATATACCAAGGCATAGTTTGGCAAGCCAATGGTGCTTCTTTGGCCTATCTTACCGAAGGGGCTGAGGCTTATGTTGGATTTTATCAGCTGGCCGAAAAGAAGCATTATGTTTTTGACCGGAATCAGTTTAAGGATTTCCCAAAAGATGGGGAGCTTTACCATGCTTCAGTAACGGAGCTTTCGGTGTCTGATGATGGGCAAAGGGTGTTTTTTGGGGTGAAGCCAAAACAACCCTCGCAGGATACTGGTGGTGTACAACTTTGGAATACCGCAGATAAATTGCCCTACCCCCGCAAACGGGCCATTAACGGCTGGAACGATAGGGTCAAGCTGGCGGTGTGGCAACCGCTAACGCAACAGTTAAGGATGGTGACTTCGGTTCGTTTCCCTTATCAGGAACTGCTGGCTGGTCAGCAATTGGCTTTGGTTTATGATCCGATGGCACATGAACCCCAATTTGACTATGATGCACCGGTTGATTTTTATTTGCAGGATGTTGCCACTGGTGCGGAACGGTTAGTGTTGGAAAAGCATAGTCCCGATAGGACAAAAATGGGAATATCGGTGCAAGGGAACTACATCGCTTATTTTAAGGATAAGGATTGGTGGGTTTATGACATCAAAACGGCCGCCCATCATAACCTTACCGCTTCGCTTGGATCATCGTTTACCGACCCGCTGTACGACCGTTCGGGTGATGTACAGGTTTGCGGCATAGCCGGATGGACGCCCAATGACGATGCCGTTTTGGTTTATGATGCGTATGATATTTGGAGTCTTAAGACGAATGGAAGCGGTGCCGATCGTCTGACCAAAGGCAGGGAAACAAGCACTGTTTTTAGGGTTGTTCCCCCAAAGGCTTATGAAACTGTCGGCTCACGTTCAGACAACGGGCTCGATTTGAATAACGGACTTGTGTTGAGGGCGGTAAGCCCGTCGAAAAGCGGCTACTTTAACTGGACTCCTAAAAATGGTGCGACCCCTATTGTTTTTGAAAGTAACAGGATTAGCGCCATTACCAAAACGGCGAACGGGGTGTATGCATTCCTTAGGGAGCATTACCATCTGTCGCCGCAATTGGTAGTGCAGCATCCGGGGGGTAATCAAATGTTGGTGTATCAAAGTAACACGCAACAGCAACACTATGATTGGGGATTCTCGAAACGCATTTCCTATGAGAATTCTAAAGGACAGTTGCTTCACGGAGCCCTTTTCTATCCGGCTGGCTATGATGCCGATAAAAGCTATCCGATGGTCGTGTATATTTATGAGCGGTTATCCCAGTATTACAATGAGTATGTTAATCCGTCCCTGCGCAATCAGGATGGTTTTAATATCAGCAATCTCACGTCGCAGGGTTATTTTGTACTGCTGCCCGATATCGCTTATGAGGAAGGGAAAACGGGGCAATCGGCGGTAGAGTGCGTTACCGCTGCTGTGAATGAAGTAGTGGCGCACGAATCGGTGGATAAAAAGCGAATAGGCCTTGTGGGGCATTCGTTTGGGGGGTATGAAACTAATTTTATTGTCACTCAAACAAATATTTTTGCCGCGGCTGTTTCGGGTTCCGGTTTTGCCGATAGTATCAGCTGTTATCTTTCCGTAGGTGATGGCAATCTGAAACAGGAGACTTGGCGTTATGAATCCAATCAATTGCGGATGGGTGTGCCGCTTTTTGATGCTTTTGACCGGTATTTGCAGAATTCTCCGGTTACTTATACTCCCAAAGTAAAAACTCCACTTTTACTGTGGTCGGGGACAAAGGATAACTCGGTAAACTATCGCCAAAGTCTGGAATTCCATCTGGCTTTGCGTAGGCTTGGAAAACCTAATATATTGTTGCTGTATGAGGGAGGAGGGCACAGCCTGACCAAAGCAGAACATCAAGTGGATTTAACCCGGCGCATGAGTCAGTGGTGGGACTACTACCTGAAAGGAGGACCTAAACCGGATTGGTTAACACCGGATACTTTTTAA
- a CDS encoding helix-turn-helix domain-containing protein: MDPQIHESRIRALYKMLFEIISGNLAHRVPADTDDEQFNEIAKSLNEFASKLQDANYENPFTTSRKWEASELIEPVALIQKVQEYILTHLDEELPSSKELAQMFGTNEFTLKQSFRNWSKTSIYQFYNDERLKKAHLIIEQTRVPLTKIALLSGFNNYTNFYKAFKKKYGVSPADVKRSTTSETNKDTDSNIE; encoded by the coding sequence ATGGATCCACAAATACATGAATCAAGAATCCGGGCACTTTACAAAATGCTGTTTGAAATCATCAGCGGCAATCTCGCGCACAGGGTTCCGGCCGATACGGATGATGAACAGTTTAATGAAATAGCAAAATCTTTAAATGAGTTTGCATCAAAGTTGCAAGACGCCAATTATGAAAATCCATTCACTACGTCAAGAAAGTGGGAAGCTTCAGAATTAATCGAGCCGGTGGCGTTGATCCAAAAAGTACAGGAATACATCCTTACCCATCTTGACGAAGAACTTCCTTCCTCAAAAGAACTAGCGCAAATGTTTGGAACAAACGAATTCACTTTAAAACAAAGCTTTCGCAATTGGTCCAAAACAAGCATCTACCAATTCTACAATGACGAACGGTTAAAGAAAGCCCATTTGATAATAGAGCAAACCAGAGTTCCTTTGACCAAAATTGCCCTTTTAAGCGGCTTTAATAATTACACCAACTTCTATAAAGCTTTTAAGAAAAAGTATGGTGTGTCGCCTGCAGATGTAAAACGGAGTACCACATCTGAAACGAATAAGGACACTGACTCCAATATTGAGTAG
- a CDS encoding site-specific integrase: MKTKITLHFYAKSTKMNADGKLPIYIRLTVDGQRMEFSTKKFIDKSKWSPELAKMKGQNEEARSINSYLDMMRSKVLGAEMTLLHKEEPVTVENVKSIISGIYKNHRTLVKVFEDHNNKMRELVGKQYAWGTLQRFEVTLNHLQNFLSWKSNDDDIALIKIDHAFITEFEFYLRSVKNCANNTAVKYVRNLRKIVNICLNNDWLEKDPFSKYEGKVYEVDKEFLTEDELKKIYSKKFMNTRLEQVRDIFIFCCFTGLAYIDVQQLKRDHLGIGIDGNRWIFKNRQKTDTSSKIPLLPVAEELIKKYEEHPKCINEDRILPVLSNQKMNSYLKEIGDVCGINKEITFHMARHTFATSVTLTNGVPIESVSKMLGHRSLRTTQHYAKIVDKRVSDDMAILKEKLSGNLLVKSS, from the coding sequence ATGAAAACAAAAATCACTCTGCATTTCTATGCCAAGAGCACTAAAATGAATGCTGACGGCAAATTACCAATTTATATCAGACTAACTGTCGATGGACAAAGAATGGAATTTAGCACTAAAAAGTTTATTGATAAGTCGAAATGGTCCCCAGAGCTAGCCAAAATGAAAGGACAGAATGAAGAAGCCCGTTCAATTAATAGTTATCTGGATATGATGAGATCTAAAGTTTTGGGAGCTGAAATGACATTGTTGCATAAGGAAGAGCCGGTAACTGTTGAAAACGTGAAATCAATAATAAGTGGTATATACAAAAACCATAGGACGTTGGTAAAAGTATTTGAAGACCATAATAATAAAATGCGTGAATTAGTTGGAAAGCAATATGCCTGGGGAACATTGCAGCGCTTTGAAGTAACGTTAAATCATTTACAAAATTTTCTCTCATGGAAAAGTAATGACGACGATATTGCCCTAATAAAAATTGACCACGCATTTATAACAGAATTCGAGTTCTATCTAAGAAGCGTAAAAAACTGCGCCAATAACACCGCGGTAAAATACGTTAGGAATCTTAGAAAAATAGTTAATATCTGCCTGAATAATGATTGGTTAGAGAAAGACCCTTTCAGTAAATATGAAGGCAAAGTTTACGAGGTTGATAAAGAGTTTTTAACTGAAGACGAACTCAAGAAAATTTACTCCAAAAAATTCATGAATACCCGTTTGGAACAAGTGAGGGATATTTTCATTTTCTGCTGTTTCACAGGCCTTGCCTATATTGATGTGCAACAATTAAAAAGGGATCATTTAGGAATAGGTATAGATGGTAATAGATGGATATTCAAGAATCGTCAAAAAACGGACACAAGTTCAAAAATACCATTGCTGCCAGTAGCAGAGGAATTGATAAAAAAATATGAAGAGCATCCAAAATGCATAAATGAAGACAGAATACTTCCGGTGCTCAGTAACCAGAAAATGAATAGCTATTTAAAGGAGATTGGGGATGTTTGCGGAATTAACAAGGAAATTACTTTTCACATGGCACGCCATACATTTGCTACCTCTGTTACTTTAACAAATGGGGTTCCCATTGAAAGTGTTAGTAAAATGCTTGGGCATAGAAGTTTGAGAACTACACAGCACTATGCCAAAATCGTTGACAAAAGAGTAAGCGATGATATGGCTATTCTCAAAGAAAAATTATCCGGCAATTTGCTTGTAAAAAGTTCATAA
- a CDS encoding TlpA disulfide reductase family protein, translated as MKKVLLLVTVAIALFSCSKVADGEYLITGKVKGLKTGLVFLQKENPNGMGLLTVDTVKIVDEKFEIKGKADEPAISLIEIQKVNGKVPFILEEGEISIEVDKDSIFKSKIGGTYNNDEFSKFNEESGKIKKGLQKKVMDFQMKNMAKMNEASQKKDTATINSLRKQYDELQKGITDYTFDYPKTHPKSFISVLIVQAMFSNPKFKPADIEAIYTTLDESLRKTKPGKKIKENLENIKKQEKAKTTVAVGDVAPDFKAPNPEGKMVSLKESLGKATLVDFWASWCAPCRQANPEVVALYSELHAKGLNIISVSLDNDAAKWKEAIAKDKLTWTQVSNLKEMDDPIALQYGVTQIPSTFLLGADGKIVAIDLTGEALKAKINELLAAK; from the coding sequence ATGAAAAAAGTACTTCTTTTAGTAACCGTAGCTATCGCGCTGTTTTCGTGTAGTAAAGTAGCCGATGGTGAATATTTAATTACAGGAAAAGTAAAAGGATTAAAAACAGGTTTGGTTTTTTTACAAAAAGAAAATCCAAATGGCATGGGATTATTAACTGTTGATACAGTGAAAATTGTAGATGAAAAATTTGAAATCAAAGGTAAAGCTGACGAACCTGCTATCAGCTTAATTGAAATACAAAAAGTAAACGGTAAAGTACCTTTTATTTTAGAAGAAGGTGAAATTTCTATTGAAGTAGATAAAGACAGTATTTTTAAATCAAAAATTGGCGGAACTTACAACAATGATGAGTTTTCTAAATTCAATGAAGAATCGGGTAAGATCAAAAAAGGCTTGCAGAAAAAAGTAATGGATTTCCAAATGAAAAACATGGCTAAAATGAATGAAGCCAGTCAAAAAAAGGACACCGCTACCATAAATTCGCTTAGAAAACAATACGACGAACTTCAAAAAGGCATTACTGATTATACTTTTGATTATCCAAAAACACACCCAAAATCATTCATTAGCGTTTTGATTGTTCAGGCCATGTTCAGTAATCCTAAGTTTAAACCGGCTGATATTGAAGCGATTTACACTACTTTGGATGAATCATTGAGAAAAACAAAACCGGGTAAAAAGATCAAAGAAAACCTAGAGAACATAAAAAAACAGGAAAAAGCTAAAACTACGGTAGCTGTTGGTGATGTGGCTCCTGACTTTAAAGCTCCGAATCCGGAAGGTAAAATGGTTTCTTTAAAAGAAAGTTTAGGCAAAGCTACTTTGGTTGATTTTTGGGCTTCTTGGTGTGCCCCATGCAGACAAGCTAACCCGGAAGTAGTTGCCCTTTACAGTGAACTACATGCAAAAGGGTTAAACATTATCAGCGTTTCATTGGATAATGATGCTGCTAAATGGAAAGAAGCTATAGCTAAAGATAAATTGACTTGGACGCAAGTTTCAAATTTAAAAGAAATGGATGACCCGATTGCTCTTCAATATGGTGTTACACAAATTCCTTCAACCTTCTTATTGGGGGCTGATGGTAAAATTGTAGCCATTGATTTGACTGGTGAGGCATTGAAAGCTAAAATCAATGAACTTTTAGCTGCAAAATAA